From one Equus asinus isolate D_3611 breed Donkey chromosome 5, EquAss-T2T_v2, whole genome shotgun sequence genomic stretch:
- the FAM43B gene encoding protein FAM43B, which yields MLPWRRNKFVLVEDEAKCKAKSLSPGLTYTSLLSSFLRSCPDLLPDWPLERLGRVFRSRRQKVELNKEDPTYTVWYLGNAVTLHAKGDGCTDDAVGKIWARCGPGGGTKMKLTLGPHGIRMQPCERSASGGSGGSGGSGGRRPAHAYLLPRITYCTADGRHPRVFAWVYRHQARHKAVVLRCHAVLLARAHKARALARLLRQTALAAFSDFKRLQRQSDARHVRQQHLRAGGAAASVPRAPLRRLLNAKCAYRPPASERGRGAPRLSSIQEEDEEEDEDVEEREEAAPQLERPEVLSLARELRTCSLRGAPAPPPPAQPRRWKAGPRERAGQAR from the coding sequence ATGCTGCCCTGGAGACGTAACAAATTCGTGCTGGTGGAGGACGAGGCCAAGTGCAAGGCGAAGAGCTTGAGTCCGGGGCTCACCTACACGTCGCTGCTCTCCAGCTTCCTGCGCTCCTGCCCGGACCTGCTGCCCGACTGGCCGCTGGAGCGCCTGGGCCGCGTGTTCCGCAGCCGGCGCCAGAAAGTGGAGCTCAACAAGGAGGACCCGACCTACACCGTGTGGTACCTGGGCAACGCCGTCACCCTGCACGCCAAGGGCGACGGCTGCACCGACGACGCCGTGGGCAAGATCTGGGCGCGTTGCGGGCCGGGCGGGGGCACCAAGATGAAGCTGACGCTGGGGCCGCACGGCATCCGCATGCAGCCGTGTGAGCGCAGCGCCTCGGGGGGCTCGGGGGGCTCGGGGGGCTCGGGGGGCCGCAGGCCGGCGCACGCCTACCTGCTGCCGCGCATCACCTACTGCACCGCGGACGGGCGCCATCCGCGCGTCTTCGCCTGGGTCTACCGCCACCAGGCGCGCCACAAGGCCGTGGTGCTGCGCTGCCACGCCGTGCTGCTGGCGCGGGCTCACAAGGCGCGCGCCCTCGCCCGCCTGCTCCGCCAGACCGCGCTGGCGGCCTTCAGTGACTTCAAGCGCCTGCAGCGCCAGAGCGACGCGCGCCACGTGCGCCAGCAGCACCTCCGTGCCGGGGGCGCCGCCGCCTCAGTGCCCCGCGCCCCGCTGCGCCGGCTGCTCAACGCCAAGTGCGCGTACCGGCCACCGGCCTCCGAACGCGGCCGTGGGGCGCCGCGCCTCAGCAGCATccaggaggaggacgaggaggaggacgaggacgTGGAGGAGCGCGAGGAAGCAGCCCCCCAGCTCGAGCGGCCCGAGGTGCTCAGCCTGGCCCGGGAGCTGAGGACGTGCAGCCTGCGGGGCGCCCCTgcgcccccgccgcccgcgcAGCCCCGCCGCTGGAAGGCCGGCCCCAGGGAGCGGGCGGGCCAGGCGCGCTGA